A genomic region of Saccopteryx bilineata isolate mSacBil1 chromosome 1, mSacBil1_pri_phased_curated, whole genome shotgun sequence contains the following coding sequences:
- the SAC3D1 gene encoding SAC3 domain-containing protein 1, giving the protein MPDCELPVGTCPDMCPAAERARREKEGRLHRFEVAPGWCGTRPRVDPQRAVKEYSRPAAGKARPEPSQLRPPSVLLATVRYLAGDVAECADASRAEVASFVADRLRAVRLDLALQSAGDAEAAVVLEAALAVLLAVVARLGPSAGHGKVDPVLLQAQVHEGFGSLRRCYAQGAGPHPRQAAFQGLFLLYNLGSVEALQEVLQLPTALRSCPALRKALAVDAAFREGNAARLFRLLRTLPYLQSCAVQCHVGHARRRALACLARALSTHKGQTLPLGFMVHLLALDGPEEARDLCQAHGLPLDGQERVVFLRGRYTEEGPPPPGTCKVLVGNKLGGRSLEEVVMAEEEDDGADRPQSCE; this is encoded by the exons aTGCCCGACTGTGAGCTGCCTGTGGGCACATGCCCGGATATGTGCCCGGCCGCCGAGCGCGCCCGACGCGAAAAAGAGGGCCGCCTGCATCGCTTCGAGGTGGCGCCGGGGTGGTGCGGAACCCGGCCCCGCGTTGACCCTCAGCGCGCTGTGAAGGAGTACAGCCGGCCTGCCGCGGGCAAGGCCCGACCCGAGCCGAGCCAGCTCCGACCGCCATCCGTGCTACTGGCCACCGTGCGCTATCTGGCCGGCGACGTGGCCGAGTGCGCCGACGCGTCCCGCGCGGAGGTGGCCAGCTTCGTGGCGGACAGGTTGCGCGCCGTGCGGTTGGACCTGGCCTTGCAGAGCGCGGGCGACGCCGAGGCGGCGGTGGTGCTGGAAGCGGCGCTGGCTGTGCTGCTGGCGGTGGTGGCGCGGCTCGGGCCCAGTGCAGGGCACGGGAAAGTGGACCCGGTGCTACTGCAGGCCCAGGTGCACGAGGGCTTCGGTTCGCTGCGGCGCTGCTACGCGCAGGGCGCCGGACCGCACCCCCGCCAGGCCGCCTTCCAGGGCCTCTTTTTGCTCTATAACCTGG GCTCCGTGGAGGCCCTTCAGGAGGTACTGCAGTTGCCCACTGCCCTGCGTTCCTGCCCAGCCCTACGCAAGGCCCTGGCTGTGGATGCGGCCTTCCGTGAAGGTAATGCCGCCCGCCTGTTCCGCCTGCTCCGAACCCTGCCATACCTGCAGAGCTGCGCGGTGCAGTGCCATGTGGGCCATGCCCGCCGCAGAGCACTGGCCTGCCTGGCTCGTGCCCTGAGCACCCACAAGGGCCAGACCTTACCCCTGGGATTCATGGTCCACCTGCTGGCCCTGGATGGCCCTGAGGAGGCACGGGACCTGTGCCAGGCCCATGGACTACCCTTGGATGGACAAGAGAGAGTTGTGTTCCTGAGGGGTCGCTACACTGAAGAAGGGCCGCCTCCTCCCGGGACCTGCAAAGTGCTGGTGGGGAACAAACTGGGAGGACGCAGCCTGGAGGAAGTAGTCATGGCAGAGGAAGAAGATGACGGTGCGGACAGACCCCAGTCCTGCGAATGA